One window from the genome of Rufibacter tibetensis encodes:
- the rhaM gene encoding L-rhamnose mutarotase, translating into MQRFAFKMKLKPGCEAEYQKRHDAIWPELSQLLKEAGVSDYSIFLDAETNTLFAVQKQQGASSQDLGTTEIVQKWWAYMADIMETNPDNSPVSVPLKEVFYMA; encoded by the coding sequence ATGCAGCGATTTGCTTTTAAAATGAAACTAAAACCTGGTTGCGAAGCCGAATATCAAAAGCGCCATGATGCCATCTGGCCGGAGCTCTCGCAGTTATTGAAAGAAGCTGGCGTAAGCGACTATTCCATTTTTCTGGATGCAGAAACCAACACCTTGTTTGCCGTGCAGAAACAGCAGGGCGCTTCTTCCCAGGATTTAGGCACTACTGAGATTGTGCAGAAGTGGTGGGCTTACATGGCCGACATCATGGAAACCAACCCCGACAATTCACCCGTCTCGGTTCCTCTAAAAGAGGTGTTCTACATGGCGTAA
- a CDS encoding formylglycine-generating enzyme family protein, with protein sequence MKQFLLLIGFLMVMAACKEQAPEHVPAGMQYIPEGSFLRTVGEDQQEVELEGFLLDQHPVTVAEFRTFIQKTGYKTDAEKFGDAGVFDPEKKTWTLVAGANWEYPLGKGTAKAEDNHPVTQVSWNDAVAYCKWAGKRLPTEYEWEYAARSNGKNNTRYSWGNKLVENNQFKSNVWQGSFPGNNTGEDGYPYTAPVGIFGKTGHGLTDMGGNVWQWTSEAFMEEGQPQMPDVMLLKGGSFMCDSTFCHNYQINGRTSSSRETALFHTGFRCAKSI encoded by the coding sequence ATGAAGCAATTTCTCCTTCTCATCGGGTTTCTAATGGTCATGGCTGCTTGCAAAGAGCAGGCACCGGAACACGTGCCCGCTGGCATGCAGTACATTCCGGAAGGGTCTTTCCTGAGAACAGTAGGAGAGGACCAGCAGGAGGTAGAACTAGAAGGATTTCTGCTGGACCAGCATCCGGTAACTGTAGCCGAGTTTAGGACCTTTATTCAGAAAACCGGCTATAAAACAGACGCAGAGAAGTTCGGGGATGCCGGGGTTTTTGATCCGGAGAAAAAGACCTGGACCTTGGTAGCCGGCGCGAATTGGGAGTATCCTTTAGGCAAAGGAACCGCCAAAGCTGAGGACAACCACCCCGTAACGCAGGTGAGCTGGAATGACGCCGTGGCGTACTGCAAATGGGCCGGCAAACGCCTGCCCACCGAGTATGAGTGGGAGTACGCAGCCCGCAGCAACGGCAAAAACAACACCCGCTACAGCTGGGGAAACAAGCTGGTAGAAAATAACCAGTTCAAATCCAACGTGTGGCAGGGGAGCTTCCCGGGAAACAACACCGGAGAGGATGGTTATCCCTATACCGCTCCGGTGGGAATCTTCGGGAAAACGGGGCACGGCCTGACGGATATGGGCGGGAACGTGTGGCAATGGACATCGGAGGCTTTCATGGAGGAGGGGCAACCGCAGATGCCCGACGTGATGCTTCTGAAAGGCGGTTCGTTCATGTGCGATTCCACGTTTTGCCACAACTACCAGATCAATGGGCGTACGTCCTCTTCCCGCGAGACCGCGCTCTTCCATACCGGTTTTAGGTGCGCCAAGTCCATCTAA
- a CDS encoding arylsulfatase, translating into MIKQRFLSLSLVLASGFLLGLAPQKVQPNIIIILADDMGYSDLGSFGSEIQTPQLDALAKGGLKMTQFYNASRCCPTRASLLTGVYPHQAGVGHMVNEREHPSYRGMLNEECVTIAEALKEGGYNTLMTGKWHLNDRKEHWPVKQGFDRYFGLLDGANSYFGNRPYRPNQKLTYGLDDAAYTPGKDFYATNAYTDFALKFIDERKEKAKPFFLYLAYTAPHWPLHALETDIAKYRGKYSKGWDVLREERFKRMKALGILPQTAKLSPRDEEVPAWESVPAAERKIWEEKMAVYAAMVDRMDQNIGRLRQKLKETGEDKNTIIMFLSDNGGSYEDIDGPAFTPEILAASKMPASDPASFTAYEYEGANLSNTPFRKFKRWEHEGGISTPFIAYFPNTIKPGSINHQPAHIIDLMATTLDLAGVAYPKTYQGKTIKPMEGISLAPLFKGQKWQGHDAIFFEHEGNRAVRQGDWKLVSMFPENKWALYNIKTDRSELNDLSAQNPKKVQEMEALYNAWATRANVVPFAQLLEYDKQKKSK; encoded by the coding sequence ATGATCAAGCAACGTTTCCTTAGCCTTTCCCTGGTGCTTGCTTCAGGTTTTTTGCTAGGGCTGGCGCCGCAAAAGGTGCAGCCCAACATCATCATCATCTTAGCCGATGACATGGGCTATTCTGACCTGGGTAGCTTTGGGTCTGAGATCCAGACGCCGCAGTTAGATGCCCTGGCCAAAGGCGGCCTTAAAATGACGCAGTTCTACAACGCCTCCCGGTGCTGCCCCACCCGGGCTTCTTTGCTCACGGGCGTTTATCCGCACCAGGCCGGCGTGGGACACATGGTGAACGAGCGCGAGCACCCGTCTTACCGCGGCATGCTGAACGAGGAGTGCGTGACCATTGCCGAAGCCCTGAAAGAAGGCGGTTACAACACCCTGATGACCGGCAAGTGGCACCTGAACGACCGCAAAGAACACTGGCCGGTAAAGCAGGGCTTTGACCGGTACTTCGGGTTGCTGGACGGGGCCAATAGCTACTTCGGGAACCGACCTTACCGGCCCAATCAGAAGCTCACCTACGGTCTGGACGATGCGGCTTACACGCCCGGCAAAGACTTCTACGCCACCAACGCCTACACCGATTTTGCTTTAAAATTCATAGACGAGCGCAAAGAAAAAGCCAAGCCTTTCTTTCTGTACCTGGCCTATACCGCCCCGCATTGGCCGCTACACGCCCTGGAAACAGACATTGCCAAATACCGCGGTAAGTACAGCAAAGGCTGGGATGTGCTGCGCGAGGAGCGGTTCAAACGCATGAAGGCCTTGGGCATTCTGCCCCAGACGGCCAAGCTATCCCCCAGAGACGAAGAAGTGCCCGCCTGGGAATCTGTGCCTGCTGCGGAAAGGAAAATATGGGAGGAGAAAATGGCAGTGTACGCGGCCATGGTAGACAGAATGGACCAGAACATAGGACGCCTGCGCCAGAAACTGAAAGAAACCGGTGAAGACAAAAATACCATCATCATGTTCCTGTCAGATAACGGCGGCAGTTACGAAGACATTGACGGTCCAGCCTTCACGCCTGAAATTCTGGCCGCCAGTAAGATGCCGGCCAGTGATCCTGCTTCTTTCACGGCATACGAGTACGAAGGGGCCAACCTGAGCAACACGCCTTTCCGGAAGTTCAAGCGCTGGGAGCACGAAGGCGGCATTTCCACGCCGTTTATCGCCTATTTTCCCAATACTATCAAGCCCGGCAGCATCAACCATCAGCCGGCCCACATCATTGATTTGATGGCCACTACGCTGGATTTAGCCGGAGTGGCTTATCCTAAAACCTATCAGGGGAAAACCATCAAACCCATGGAAGGCATCAGCCTGGCGCCTTTGTTTAAAGGGCAGAAATGGCAGGGGCACGACGCCATCTTCTTTGAGCACGAAGGCAACCGCGCCGTGCGGCAGGGCGACTGGAAGCTAGTGTCTATGTTCCCGGAGAATAAGTGGGCGCTCTACAACATTAAAACAGACAGGTCAGAGTTAAACGACCTTAGTGCTCAGAATCCGAAAAAGGTGCAGGAAATGGAAGCCCTTTACAACGCCTGGGCTACACGCGCCAATGTGGTGCCGTTTGCGCAGTTGTTGGAGTATGATAAGCAGAAAAAAAGCAAATGA